DNA from Bacillota bacterium:
TCTTCTTCCCCTCAACGATGACCTCAATTTCCTGGTTAAGCTTGAGGTGGTTTGCTTTAAAGAACTTGTTATCCACCCAGATATTCATTTCGCCGCGCTCCAGGGGGATTCCCTGCATGAGCTCCATCCCGTTAATCGGGTTTTCCGCGGCCGGGTCCACCGAGATCAGGCGCAGGTACACGCTCTCCTCTCTCCCCGGAAGCAGCACCCGCGCCTCCTTGACCAGGCGGCCCTGAATGTCCGCGACCCCTTCAAGGTTTCTCAGTTTTTCCACTTCCGCGCCGGGCATGGCCTCTACTTCCGCAAAGCCGTCCGCAAATCTCTGGGTCCTGTAAAAATTCCTCTGCGAGACATCCAGATTGTCCATGACGATGGAAAAAGAGCTGAACACCACGAGCCCGATAAAGATCACGGCTGTACACGCGAGATATGACGCCTTGCTGTCTTTGAGGTCCCGGACCGCCTTTTTCCAGAGCACTACCAGGCCACCTCCTCCGGAGGCAACGGATTTTCGTTACACACCATCTCCCTGATCTTCCCGTCCCTGAGGCGAAGCACGCGGTCGGCCATCCCGGCGATGGCGGCGTTGTGGGTAATGATAAGGACGGTTTTCCCGTAAGACCTGCAGAAATCCCGCAGGAGCTTGAGGACCTGGATCCCCGTCTCGACGTCCAGCGCCCCCGTCGGCTCGTCGCAGAGGAGGAGGTCGGGGTTCTTGGCAACCGCTCTGGCGATGGCGACCCGCTGCTGTTCACCTCCCGAAAGCTGCGAGGGGAAATGATGCGCCCGGCCGGCCAGCCCGACTTTTTCCAAAACCTCGTCTAGCGAGAGCGGGTCCTTAGAAATCTGGACGGAGAGGTCTATGTTCTCATACGCGGTTAAATTGGGGATGAGGTTGTAAAACTGGAAAACGAATCCTACGGCGCTCCTGCGGTACCGGGTCAACCTTTTGGAATCCGCAGTGTGCAGCGGCTCGCCGCGGTAGTACAGCTCCCCTTCGCTCGGCGTATCCATTCCCCCGATAATGTGCAGCAGCGTGCTCTTGCCGGAGCCGCTGGGGCCCAGGATCACGATAAGCTCCCCTTCGTAAATTTCCAGATCAACGCCGTTGAGCGCTCTCACGGTGACTTCTCCCATCTGGTAGAACTTGGAGAGGTTTTTCCCTTTGATGATCTTTTCCGTGTGCCGGCGCACGTGATCCCCTTCTTTCACGCAATGCTTACGCGGTCTCTTTCTTCATGCGGAGATTATGATTCCTTTGGCGCGGCCTGCTCTTTCGCTTTTCTTCTCACGATGTATACGGGCATTCCGGCTGCTGCCGGATCGACAATGCGGACGAGGTTGCCACCAGCACACCGGCCCCGCGGATTTCGCCGCTCCGCAAAGCGTCCAGCGCTTCGTTGGCCTTCTCCAGGGGAAAGGTCTGCACCTCGGTGCGCACCGGAACCCGGGGAGCGAGGACCAAAAACTCTTCACCGTCCCGGCGGGTCAGGTTGGCTACGGACCGCACCACCCGCTCGCCCCAAAGGAGTTCATACGGAAAGGACGGGATGTCGCTCATATGGATCCCGCCGCAGACCACAGTGCCCCCTTTCGCCAGGGCCCCCAGCGCCGCCGGAACCAGTTCGCCTGCAGGCGCGAAAATAATAGCCGCATCCAGCTTCACGGGGGGTGTCTCGTCGGAGCCACCCACCCAATCAGCCCCCATATCCCTGGCGAACTTTTGGGCTTCGGCATCGCCGGGGCGGGTAAAGGCATAGACCTTCCGGCCCTGGTACCGGGCTACCTGAGCGACAATATGGGCTGCAGCACCGAATCCGTATATGCCGAGGCGTTCTGCATCACCGGCCATGGTCAGGGAACGGTACCCGATGAGCCCGGCACAGAGCAGCGGCGCGGCCTGGAGGCTCGGATAACCCTCCGGAATTGGAAAGCAGAAACGGCGGTCTGCAACGGCGTATTCGGCAAAACCGCCGTCAATGTGGTATCCTGTAAAACGGGCTTCATCACAGAGATTTTCCCTGCCTGAACGGCAGTATTTACATTCGCCGCAGGAGAAACCAAGCCAGGGGATACCTACGCGTTCCCCTTCGGCAAAACCCCCGGCTCGTTCGCCGGTGCCCACAACCGTTCCTACTATCTGATGCCCGGGGATGAGGGGGAGTTTAGACCCCTTCAGCTCTCCGTCAACGATATGCAGGTCGGTCCGGCAGATCCCGCAAGCGTGGACGCGAATTAAAACCTGATCCGGCCCGGGCGCCGGCACCGGCACGTCCGCCAGGCGCAGCGGTTTGCCGGGGGATTCAAAGATCATCGCACGCATTTTCAATACCTCCTACAAGCCTCTTAACATCGACCACTTACAACAGCAACCACTCACTCCCTTGCCGGGAGCGCAAAACAGGCACCAAGGGCCCAGATTTAAAGGTGGGGCCGGTGGCCGCCCTGTTAGCGTTCCCCAAATAGGGAGCGGCAAATTTTTTGAAAGCGCTTATGTAAATGGAGAGTCCGGCCCTTTATTGTTATGGCGGGAAAAGGGGAAATGCCTCTGGAGTGGTTTTGCGGCAGTTGCATTTCGACATAAAATTTTGAAGCATAAGCCTGCCAAAGCGGCAGACCTCTGCTTCGAGCCACGACAAATTGCGTCTTGCAAAGTAAGTGGCGGGAGCGTGTGGGAATCGAACCCACCGAAGACACTCGTCATGCCTCCCGCTGGATTTGAAGTCCAGGCGCACCACCAGGCACAATCCGCTCCCAAGCCTTTCTGCTATTTTTTTTACACTTACATATTATCAATTATCCGGCAAATAATCAATGCTGCAGAGCCTGTTTGTGTTGTGACCGGGTAAAAGGAATTCTCTCGACTTAATTCTCTCGACTTGCGATCTTTTTCCCCAACGTTTACCCGGCAGGAAACCGGAAAAACCTTTTTAGGACACCGGCCCCCCTTCCAATTTTTCAGGTGCCGAATAAAACCCTTTTATCCCCGACCCGGCGCGTCTTCTTTTCGCGGTCGAAATACTCGAGCAGGGGGAGACAGTAGCGCCGCGAGGTGCCCAGGAGATCCCGCGCTGCAGCGACGGTGATCTCCCCGTGCCGGCGCAAATACCCCTCCAGGAGGCTCCATGCTCCGGCCACCGCCTCTTTTGAAAAATAAAAATCTTCTCCCACTTTCACGAGGTGCCCCTGTTGAACGCAGTACTGGAGCAGGTCCCCGTCCGCTCCCAGCAGCCCCCGGATCTCCTCCCCGGTGGGGGGAGCAAAAGGTTGAGAGGCGACTTTTTCGAGAAGGGCCTCGACTTTCGCATCCTGCTCAGGGGTTAACCGTACCGCGAAACCGGGAAGGGCCAGCGTCTGCCCGGCAAGCCCGATCGCCCCGTTCCGCACCCAGTATTCCAGCAGTGCCTGGTAAAGGCGAGGGGGAAGAGCCTGAAAAAGGCGGGAACGGAGCTCTTCTTTCGGTAGCCCCGGGCGCAGGGGAAATTGTTTGTGGTATTCCCGGAGCGCCGCGGTCACGCCGCCCCCCCATTCCTCCAGCCGGGAAGCGGAAATCACAAAAGTTTCGTTTCCGAAGTCAAAGAGGTGGGCCTCCCCCGCCCCGGCCATTCCCGCGACGATCTCCTTAACGTCGGCCTCGCTCAAACCTGACCGCGCCGCCAGGTCCGCCGGAGTGAGCGCGCCCCGGCCGGCACGCAGCTCTTCGGCAACCCTCGCTGCGGGGCTGCCCGACAGTTTTCGCTCAAGACGCGCCAGAACCTCGGGGCGGAAGCGCCGGTAGCGGTTCCCCCCGACCTCGATCACCTCCCCCCCGCCGATTGTGGTTACGGGGGAGTAGTGCCTGATCACAAAACGGTCGTGGGCAGCGGCAATAACAGGTGCCTCCAGTTCAAGCTGCACAAGAGCGTCCTTCCCGGGCGCGAGTTCTTCCCGGTCGAGGAGCCTCACCCTCCCGAGGGTCTCCTGTGTCGCAAGGTGGAAGTGGACGCGCTGCCAGTTTTTTAAGGGCCGCGCCGCGCGGGGAAGGAGGTGCAAGGAGGCCGTCAAGCGCTTAACGGCCTGAAAAGCACCCGGTGTCACCAGAACATCCCCCCGCGCCATCTGGTTTATTTCCAGGCCGGTAAGGTTGACCGCGGTCCGCTGGCCGGCGCGGGCCTCATCCACCCTGGCTCCGTGCACCTGGAGGGAGCGCACCCGCCCCTGCAGGCCGGAAGGCAAAACCTGGAGCACATCCCCGGTGCGGATTTTCCCGCTGAGCAGGGTGCCTGTGGCCACAGTCCCAAAGCCAGTGATTGAAAAAACCCGGTCCACAGGGAGGCGGGCGTGACCCGCAAGGGGTTTTGGAACCACTTCCTGCGCCATCCGGTCAAGCACCCGGCGGAGCTCATCCAGCCCCTCCCCCGTTACAACAGAAACCGGAACGAGAGGAGCGTCTTCCAGGCGGGTGCCGCGCAAAAGCTCCCGCACCTCTTCTTCTACGAGGAGGAGCCATTCCTCTTCCGCCAGATCGACCTTGGTGAGCGCCACGACCCCCTTCTGGACCTGCAGGATCTCTAAGATGTCCAGGTGCTCCCGGGTCTGGGGCATTACCCCTTCATCTGCCGCCACCACCAGGAGAACCAGATCGATTCCGCCTGCTCCCGCCAGCATGTTCTTGACAAACCGTTCGTGTCCCGGCACGTCAACGATCCCGGCGGTAATCCCGCTGGGGAGGGAAAGGGGGGCGAATCCCAGTTCGATCGAAATTCCCCGCTCCTTCTCTTCCTTCAGGCGATCTGTATCGACCCCGGTTAAGGCCTTGACAAGCTGGGTTTTGCCGTGGTCGACATGCCCGGCCGTACCCACGATGATCGAGGCTTTCAACTTTTCTCCCCTTCTTCCAACCTGGACTCAACAACCCGGGCTTTTAACGCGGATCCCAAACGACGGAACAACTGGTGCCGCCCGGGACGCAATGGTGGGCGGAAACCGCGGGGACACAAATTATGCAGAAACGGCCCCCTGCCTACGAAGTGCAGGCATCCTTCCGGGGTTCCCGCAGGGCGGCCCGGATCGCCCCGGCAACGAGCCCTTCTTCTTCCTCGCTCAAGGTGCGGGGGTCAACCAGCACCCCGTCCTCCTGCAGGCGCGTCAAAACCGGGGGGTCGCCCCGGCGGAGCCTGGCCGCGAGGGTGGTGGCGCTGATGAATTTCGGCCGGAGGACCACCAGCGTCGTGGGCAGCTCCGTTAAGGGAAGGGCTCCCCCTCCCACTTGAGAGGAGCCGGGCCGGACCTCGACCTCGCACGCTTCGCCCAAACATCCTGCCAGCCTTTCCTTCAGGGCGGCAGCCCGTGCAGCGAGCCGGGCAGGAGAAACCATCAGCTTCTGAAGCACAGGGAGAGCACGCTCCGCCTCCCCCTTTAGGTACGCCTGGAGGGTGGCTTCAAGAGCCGCCAGGGTGAGCTTATCTACGCGCAGGGCGCGCAAGAGAGGATTCTCTTTCATCTCCTGGAGCAACCGGGCGCGCCCGACAAGAATTCCCCCCTGGGGCCCGCCCAGGAGCTTATCCCCACTGAAGGTAACAACATCAACGCCTGCCTCCAGGCTCGCCTGGACGGTAGGCTCAAAGCCCAACCCGTACTGCTGGAGATCAACCAGAACCCCGCTCCCCAGGTCCTCCAGAACCGGAACCTGGTGCCTCCTGCCCAAATCCACCAGCTCCCCCCGCGAGACTTCCCGCGTAAACCCCAGAATCCTGTAATTGCTGGGGTGTACTTTAAGCAGGAGGGCGGTTTCCGGGCCGATTGCCCGCTCGTAATCCCGGGGGTAGGTTTTATTGGTAGTCCCTACTTCCCGGAGGCGCGCCCCGCTCTGCGCCAGGACCTCGGGGATCCGGAAGGAGCCCCCGATCTCGATCAGCTCCCCCCGCGCCACGACAACCTCCCTCCCCCGCGCCAGGGTGTGGAGGGCGAGGAGGACAGCGGCAGCGTTGTTATTCACAACGAGGGCAGCCTCGGCCCCGGTTAAAGCTGTCAAAAGCTTTTCTACATGGCTGTACCGCGAGCCGCGCCCCCCTGTTTCCAGCTCAATTTCCAGGTTGCAGTAGCCCCGGGCAACTCTTTCAAGCGCCGCGATGGCTCCCGGACTTAGGGGCGCCCGGCCCAGGTTCGTATGGAGGACAACTCCGGTTGCGTTAACCACGGGGCGCAAACTTGGACGAAATTTCTCCCTGATCCGGGCTCTGACCGCTTCCGCCAGATCTTCGAGGTCCGGGGGAGTTTCCCCCTTTTCCAGAACGATTTTCCGCCAGTGAGCCAGCACTTCCCGCGCCGCCCCGGCGAGAAGCTGAGCGGGGTAGCCCTCCTCTTCGCCGGAACAAGCCTTAACCAGTTCATGCACAGCCGGAAGCCGGCGCAGCAATTTTCCTTTTTCCAAGATTCCTATCCCCTTTCCAAATCCGGTCCCGCAACTGTTCAGCGGCACCGGGCGCCGCTAAAGGGCAATCGGGTTCAACTGGCGCGGCCTCTGCAGGGGCTGGGCCACTTCTGTTCCTTCGGGAAGAAAGAGGCGCTTTTTCCCCTCAATCAGAAGCTGGACCCCCTTCACCTGCGGGAACTCCGTCAGGGTAAAAACGAGGGCATTGATGAGGGCCAGTTCCTGCGCGCTCCCGCCTCCGTAAGCAAGCACCTCGCTGCTGAGATCCACCGTCACGATCCCGTTACTCTCTTCTACCCGGAGCACTTTCGTCCCCGGCCAAACCGGGGGCCCAAGACTGGATCCCGCCGGGGGGCCTGCCACAAGCAGCTTCAGCACGCCGGCGACGGAATGGTCCCGATCCGGCAAAAAGATAGTGACCGGAACCAGATAGAGCCCCGAATTGTCTGTAAAGTAAATTATTGCCGGATTCCCGGTATCCCTTGCGGAAAGCAGATTTAAATAGGGAGGGCGCACGAGGGGTTGGTTCAGGCTGTACCCGGCGAGGCTTGCGAGGGGGCTTCCGTTGACCAGAATTTTTACGGCCTTCACTTCCCGAAACTCGGTCAGGGTTAAAACCAGGGCCTCGAAAGCGCGGCGGGCAGCCTCCGGTTCTTTAATTTTCTGCACTTCCCCGGTCAAATCGAGAGTGACCACATTCCCCTCGATGACCAGGGCGTGCAGTTTCACATCGGGGGGAAAGGGCACGGTAAGGGACTCCTGCGACGCGCCGGCAAGGAGCTTTTCTACCGCAACCCGCGGCGCCTCCCGCGTCGGGCTGATGTTACAGGTCACCGGGACAAAATAGCGCTCATCCTTTGTAAGATAATAGAGATGCACCTGATCCACGGGAGAGGCGAGCCGGAATTCCTGGTTCCGGTTGGGGACCTGCCGCGACTGGCTGGGGATCTCCCGGCGGCAACCCGCAAGCCACGACCCCCCGAGGGCGAGGGCCCAAAAAACCAGCAACCAGAGGAGCTTTCTTGCCGGTAAATTTTTCATCCCCGAACACTCCAAACCGATTATCTTCTAGATATTTTATTCCACCAAGCCGGGAAAAATCCTTTTTTCGTCATTTTTCGCAACAGATCCTTTTTTCTCAGCGGACCCTCCAGCAAACATAAAACCAGGGGAACCAGGAGGATGAGTCCAATTCCGCCGAAAATGGGGTAAACCGTCCGGACGAGGAAAGAAAAACGGTAGCGGGCAAAAAATAGACCGGCAGCAAGTACAAGGAGCAAAGCTGCCCGGTAGGGGAGGAGGCCCGCAAGACGTGTCGCAACCCCGTAAAAACTGACTATCGCAGTACTGAGCAGGGAGGCCCAGAGCACCAGAAAATAAGCGTATTTCAGGCCGGGGTGGACCAGGCCGGCGACAAAGAGGAGCGGCACTTCCCGCCCCGCAGCCAGTTCCCGGAAGGAAAGGAGAATCTGAAAGAGGATCAGCGCAAAAAGGGTGAGCCCAAAGCCGCCCAGCGCGGCCCCGGCCAAACGGACCCTCCCCTCTCCCCGGTGGCTGAGGGGGACGAGGACAACCGTCGCCCCCAGCATATTAAAGCCGGCGTAGAGAAAAGCCGCCTCAATCCAGTGCGGGACAAGGGGGCCGATCTGACCCTCCCCCCCCGGAAAGAGCGGCCCTGTTTTTAATGCAAAGAGGCAGAGAGCGGTACAAATCAAAAATTTAAGTGGAATTAAAATAACGTTAAAAGTTATTAAGGACTCAAGCCCTCCCCAGAGCACGGCGAGGACGACCAGTCCCGTGAGGAAACCCCCCGTCCCCGCAGGCGCCCCCAGGTGCTCCGAAAAGAGGGAGTTTCCCGCTGAGAGCATGATGAAAGCGGCACAAAAAAGATAAATGGTAATAACAGAGCCGAAGCAAAGCGAGCCGGCGCGCCCCAGCAAAAAGGTAAGGTAGGCAGGGTAAGAAACCAGGGACCTGCGGGCGCTCAGCTCCAACACACCGGCCGCCCACAAAGCAAAAAGAATGCCCACAAAAAAAATCCCTTTCCGCCCGGCCGCTCCGTAACCCAAAAAAAACTGGCTCAATTCCTGCCCCGAGGCAAAACCCGCTCCAACAACAGCCCCGATAAAGGTAGCTGCGATTTCCCAGACAACCCGCTTTTCTCCCCTGGTCACCCGATCCCCTCCCGTCCCTTCCAAAAAATATGCGGGAACGGGAGTTTTCTTGCCGCGCCTTCCTGCGACACGCATAAAAATTTGCTTTTTACCATATTACTTTAAAGAACCAGGTTTACAGGGAGGAGCAAAATGGTTTTCGGCGAAAGTTTATATACCTTACCCGGCCTCCGGCCCAAGCGGGATATCAGGGTTAATGTCCACGAACGGGATGCAGTCCAGAGCCTCGCTGCTTTTCTGGAGGATTTACTCCGGGAACTTGATCCCGGGCGCGCCCGTCCCCTTGTGGTCCTCGCCATCGGGTCCGACCGTTCGACCGGGGACAGCCTTGGGCCCCTGGTGGGGACAAGGTTGGCGGAGCTGGCGCCCGGCCTCCTTCCCGTCTTCGGAACCCTCGACGAACCCGTCCACGCCGTCAATTTAAGTGAAAAGCTGGCGGCAATCGAAAGAACCTTTTCCCGCCCCCTCATTATTGCGGTAGATGCCTGCCTCGGGCAGCTCCAAAATGTAGGAACCATCGCGCTTGGCAAGGGCTCCCTCCGGCCAGGTACCGGGGTCAACAAGGAACTCCCCCCGGTAGGAGAAATCTTTATTTCGGGTGTGGTTAATATCGGGGGCTTTTTGGAATATTTAGTCCTCCAGAATACCCGCCTCAGTCTCGTCATGAAGATGGCCGACTGCATCACCCGGGCCTTAATTATCGGGGGCGTCGCCGGTGCGAGAGGCGGCATCAGAAAGTAAAAAGCAGCCTCTGGCTGCTTCAGCTTCCTACTCTGTTTTTCCTGATGCGCTCCCTTTCTTCTGTTTTTCTCTCCGGCCCTTCTCCTGCTTCCGTCCCCAGGGAGTCTCAGAAAACCAGGGGATCAGAGCAAGCGCCCTCTGAGATCTTCGACAACTTCTGCCGCGCTTCGTCCCCCGGCGCTGATCACCGGGACCTCGGTTTTGATATCCTGGCGCTGAAGGACATCCACATCCAGCCCGCTGATCACGACAGCCTGGGCCCTTTTCATCTCCTCGCGCCCCATCCCTGTTACTTCAAAGCCGGCTTCCGCCAGGGCGCGCCGGACATTTGTCAATCCATCTTCAACTGCAACCACAGGCATCGAATCCTCCTCCTTTATTACCGGATCTGCCGGACATTTCTTATTCTGTCTCGGGCCGGGAGTAATTATGCGCGAGGGCGGCAATTACCTCCTCATCTGTTGTCTGGCGGAAATCCTTGTAAAACTGGCCAACCGCGTAGAAGACTTCCGGGTTCAATAGACAAATGAGTTCATCCACCTCGGGCTTGAGGCGAACCACCGCTTCCCAGGGCGCAACGGGCACGGCCAGGACGAGCCAGGTCAGCTTCTGCCGGCGGAGGGAGCGCAGGGCGGCCTGCACGGTAAAACCGGTTGCAATGCCGTCATCAATGACGATCACGGTACGCCCCTCCAGGGCGAGGGGTTCCCGCTCCCCCCGGTAAAGCTGGAGACGCCGTTCGATTTCATCAAGCTGCCGGGAAATCTGCTTCCGCAGGATGCTCTCGTCCAAACCAAGGTACCGCATCATGGCCTCATCGTACAGCACCGTCCCATCCGGCGCGACAGCCCCCACCGCCAGCTCCTGGTTGAAGGGTGCCCCGATCTTGCGCGGGATGATCACATCCAGCGGAGCCTCCAGCGCCGCTGCCACCTCGGCCGCAACGATCACACCCCCGCGGGGGATTCCCAGAATCAGGGAGTTCTTGTCCTTAAATTTGAGGAGCTTTTCGGCCAGCAGGCGGCCTGCCTCCTTGCGGTCGGAAAAAACCAATTTGCGCACCACCCTTCGAGCTGCCTTTTTGGGGCCGGTTCATTCATTATTATTACCCCGGGAGATTACTCCGACGCGTCCTTTTCTTTCCCGGATTGCCCTTGAACAACTTTTCGTCCGGCACCAGCACCTTCAGGCCCCGCTCCACGATCCGGAAAGAGGCCGGGGTTGCACCGAGCAGCTCCCCGTCTCCCTGGATGTAGAGGGTCCGCACCGGGCAGGAAACGGTCACCTCCCGGGCGCGAAAAAATTTCACCTGGGGGTGTGTTTCGTGCTGCCCCCGGAAAGCAAGCGGGAGCGTCCGCAACAACTCGAAGCGGCTCAGCTCCCCGATTATACAAACCTCAAAAAAGCCGTCGTCCGGACGGGCTTTTGGCGCAATTTTAATTCCCGCCCCATAATAAGGCCCGTTTGCCACGGCTACCAGCAGCCCTTTGGTCTCAAGCTCAGCCCCGTCCAGGGTCAGGTGCAGGGGGACCGGCTTAAAACTAAGCAGGGTCCGGATAATCCCGGCGAAGTAGGCCGGGGTGCCGGAAAGCCAGCGGAGGCCGTTATTCACGGCATGAGCGACTTCGGCATCAAAACCGATACCGCAGATATTCAGAAAGTAGCGGTCTCCTGCAATCCCCAGATCAAGGCAGCGGTACCGTCCGGTACAAAGTGCCAGTGTCGCCATCAAAGGGTCCTCCACGATTCCCAGGGCGCGGCAGAAGTCATTCCCGTTCCCGGTAGGGATCAGGGCGAGGGGTACCCCGGAGGCGGCAAGCCCGTTCACCACTTCGTTAATCGTACCGTCGCCGCCCACGGCAACAACCGTCCCCGCTTCATGCAGGGCCGCCTCTCGCGCCAGTTCCGTTCCGTGCCCGGGGGCCTCGGTAAAAACGACCCTGTAATGCAACCCCGCACTCCGCATCGCCCGCGCGATTTCGGGCCACAGGCGCGCCGTGCGCCCGCGCCCGGCAGCGGGGTTAACAACACACAAAAAATCCTGGGGGATCATGCATTTCACGCCCCCGAAGGAAATTGAAACCCGGATACCTTAAAAACCAGGCTGTCCTGGGCGGCCGGAACATCTTCAGAGGTTTTGCAGTTTCCTTGAAAGACTGCCCCCTCTTCCACCAGCAACCTGGCTGCTTCCAGGTCCCCGTAAAGCTTGCCGGTTGCCGTGAGTTCCAGTTTTCCCGCCGCCTGGACCCGGCCGCGTACCTCCCCCGCAATCAAGATATGGCGGCCTTCGAGTTCCGCTTCTACCTTCGCCCCTTCTCCTACAATAATATCTCCGTTCGCCTTGAGGGTTCCCTTAAACCAGCCATCTACCCGGAGGGTTCCTTCGGCCTCGATGGTTCCTTCAAAACGGGCATTCTTACCTAACAGGGTATCGACCTTCTCATTCATGCCGATGGTTTCCTTTTTCAGCCAGCTCACTAACCCCGGACCCCTTTCCGCTCATTTTCTGACAATTGCCCCAAACCTGTGGGCTTATCCT
Protein-coding regions in this window:
- the selA gene encoding L-seryl-tRNA(Sec) selenium transferase encodes the protein MEKGKLLRRLPAVHELVKACSGEEEGYPAQLLAGAAREVLAHWRKIVLEKGETPPDLEDLAEAVRARIREKFRPSLRPVVNATGVVLHTNLGRAPLSPGAIAALERVARGYCNLEIELETGGRGSRYSHVEKLLTALTGAEAALVVNNNAAAVLLALHTLARGREVVVARGELIEIGGSFRIPEVLAQSGARLREVGTTNKTYPRDYERAIGPETALLLKVHPSNYRILGFTREVSRGELVDLGRRHQVPVLEDLGSGVLVDLQQYGLGFEPTVQASLEAGVDVVTFSGDKLLGGPQGGILVGRARLLQEMKENPLLRALRVDKLTLAALEATLQAYLKGEAERALPVLQKLMVSPARLAARAAALKERLAGCLGEACEVEVRPGSSQVGGGALPLTELPTTLVVLRPKFISATTLAARLRRGDPPVLTRLQEDGVLVDPRTLSEEEEGLVAGAIRAALREPRKDACTS
- the selB gene encoding selenocysteine-specific translation elongation factor, translating into MKASIIVGTAGHVDHGKTQLVKALTGVDTDRLKEEKERGISIELGFAPLSLPSGITAGIVDVPGHERFVKNMLAGAGGIDLVLLVVAADEGVMPQTREHLDILEILQVQKGVVALTKVDLAEEEWLLLVEEEVRELLRGTRLEDAPLVPVSVVTGEGLDELRRVLDRMAQEVVPKPLAGHARLPVDRVFSITGFGTVATGTLLSGKIRTGDVLQVLPSGLQGRVRSLQVHGARVDEARAGQRTAVNLTGLEINQMARGDVLVTPGAFQAVKRLTASLHLLPRAARPLKNWQRVHFHLATQETLGRVRLLDREELAPGKDALVQLELEAPVIAAAHDRFVIRHYSPVTTIGGGEVIEVGGNRYRRFRPEVLARLERKLSGSPAARVAEELRAGRGALTPADLAARSGLSEADVKEIVAGMAGAGEAHLFDFGNETFVISASRLEEWGGGVTAALREYHKQFPLRPGLPKEELRSRLFQALPPRLYQALLEYWVRNGAIGLAGQTLALPGFAVRLTPEQDAKVEALLEKVASQPFAPPTGEEIRGLLGADGDLLQYCVQQGHLVKVGEDFYFSKEAVAGAWSLLEGYLRRHGEITVAAARDLLGTSRRYCLPLLEYFDREKKTRRVGDKRVLFGT
- a CDS encoding GerMN domain-containing protein, which gives rise to MKNLPARKLLWLLVFWALALGGSWLAGCRREIPSQSRQVPNRNQEFRLASPVDQVHLYYLTKDERYFVPVTCNISPTREAPRVAVEKLLAGASQESLTVPFPPDVKLHALVIEGNVVTLDLTGEVQKIKEPEAARRAFEALVLTLTEFREVKAVKILVNGSPLASLAGYSLNQPLVRPPYLNLLSARDTGNPAIIYFTDNSGLYLVPVTIFLPDRDHSVAGVLKLLVAGPPAGSSLGPPVWPGTKVLRVEESNGIVTVDLSSEVLAYGGGSAQELALINALVFTLTEFPQVKGVQLLIEGKKRLFLPEGTEVAQPLQRPRQLNPIAL
- a CDS encoding diacylglycerol kinase family lipid kinase; amino-acid sequence: MIPQDFLCVVNPAAGRGRTARLWPEIARAMRSAGLHYRVVFTEAPGHGTELAREAALHEAGTVVAVGGDGTINEVVNGLAASGVPLALIPTGNGNDFCRALGIVEDPLMATLALCTGRYRCLDLGIAGDRYFLNICGIGFDAEVAHAVNNGLRWLSGTPAYFAGIIRTLLSFKPVPLHLTLDGAELETKGLLVAVANGPYYGAGIKIAPKARPDDGFFEVCIIGELSRFELLRTLPLAFRGQHETHPQVKFFRAREVTVSCPVRTLYIQGDGELLGATPASFRIVERGLKVLVPDEKLFKGNPGKKRTRRSNLPG
- a CDS encoding YkuS family protein; protein product: MPVVAVEDGLTNVRRALAEAGFEVTGMGREEMKRAQAVVISGLDVDVLQRQDIKTEVPVISAGGRSAAEVVEDLRGRLL
- a CDS encoding ABC transporter ATP-binding protein → MGEVTVRALNGVDLEIYEGELIVILGPSGSGKSTLLHIIGGMDTPSEGELYYRGEPLHTADSKRLTRYRRSAVGFVFQFYNLIPNLTAYENIDLSVQISKDPLSLDEVLEKVGLAGRAHHFPSQLSGGEQQRVAIARAVAKNPDLLLCDEPTGALDVETGIQVLKLLRDFCRSYGKTVLIITHNAAIAGMADRVLRLRDGKIREMVCNENPLPPEEVAW
- a CDS encoding zinc-dependent alcohol dehydrogenase family protein, whose amino-acid sequence is MRAMIFESPGKPLRLADVPVPAPGPDQVLIRVHACGICRTDLHIVDGELKGSKLPLIPGHQIVGTVVGTGERAGGFAEGERVGIPWLGFSCGECKYCRSGRENLCDEARFTGYHIDGGFAEYAVADRRFCFPIPEGYPSLQAAPLLCAGLIGYRSLTMAGDAERLGIYGFGAAAHIVAQVARYQGRKVYAFTRPGDAEAQKFARDMGADWVGGSDETPPVKLDAAIIFAPAGELVPAALGALAKGGTVVCGGIHMSDIPSFPYELLWGERVVRSVANLTRRDGEEFLVLAPRVPVRTEVQTFPLEKANEALDALRSGEIRGAGVLVATSSALSIRQQPECPYTS
- a CDS encoding phosphoribosyltransferase family protein, yielding MVFSDRKEAGRLLAEKLLKFKDKNSLILGIPRGGVIVAAEVAAALEAPLDVIIPRKIGAPFNQELAVGAVAPDGTVLYDEAMMRYLGLDESILRKQISRQLDEIERRLQLYRGEREPLALEGRTVIVIDDGIATGFTVQAALRSLRRQKLTWLVLAVPVAPWEAVVRLKPEVDELICLLNPEVFYAVGQFYKDFRQTTDEEVIAALAHNYSRPETE
- a CDS encoding polymer-forming cytoskeletal protein; this encodes MSWLKKETIGMNEKVDTLLGKNARFEGTIEAEGTLRVDGWFKGTLKANGDIIVGEGAKVEAELEGRHILIAGEVRGRVQAAGKLELTATGKLYGDLEAARLLVEEGAVFQGNCKTSEDVPAAQDSLVFKVSGFQFPSGA
- the yyaC gene encoding spore protease YyaC, which encodes MVFGESLYTLPGLRPKRDIRVNVHERDAVQSLAAFLEDLLRELDPGRARPLVVLAIGSDRSTGDSLGPLVGTRLAELAPGLLPVFGTLDEPVHAVNLSEKLAAIERTFSRPLIIAVDACLGQLQNVGTIALGKGSLRPGTGVNKELPPVGEIFISGVVNIGGFLEYLVLQNTRLSLVMKMADCITRALIIGGVAGARGGIRK